A window of Thioalbus denitrificans genomic DNA:
TCGAGCCAGGCCCTGGAGAAACAGGCGAGCGACTACCAGGTCGAACTTCTCGAGGCGCAAAAGTCCAACCTGCTGCTCCAGCTCACCCAGGTGGAGAACCTGATCGCCAACATCTCGGGCATGGAGGAGATCATCAACTCCCTCGCCGCACCCACCGGACCCGGCGACCGCTTCACCGAACTCTCCACCCAGGCCCGCATCGGCTACATCCTCAACAACTACACCAACCTGGATGGCCTGGTCTCCATCGACATCTTCTCGGTGGACGGCCGCCACTACCACGTGGGCGACACCCTCGACGCGGCCCATATCCGGGTGGAAACCCGGGACGCCCTGTTCCGGCGGGCACTGGAGAGCGATCGCCTGATCAACTGGGCCGGGGTGCAGGAAAACGTCAACTTCAACTCCAGCCACCACTACGTCGTCACGGCGGCGAAGCTGGTGCGCCGGGTGGACCGTGACACGCTACAGTCACAGCCCCTGGCGCTGATAGTGGTCAACTACAGTACCGAGTACCTCTACGAGCAGTTCAGCAGAATCAACCTGGGGCGGAGTGGCTACCTGCTGGTCACCGATCAGGAGAATCGCGTGATCTACCACCCTGACCCCACGCGCATCGGCATGCCGCTCAAGGCGGACTTCGGACACCAGGCCAAGCACCAGTCCGCGAACTGGAACGCGGTCGACCAGGACGGCACTCCGGTGGTGCTGAACCACCTTCATCTTCCCGAGCTCGGCTGGAGCCTAACCAGCGTGGTGCCCGTGAGCACCCTGACCCGGGGAACCCGGTTCATCACCCAGGCGACCGCAATCGGTCTGTTCATCGCGCTGTTCATCATGCTGCTGACGGCACTGCTCTACTCCCGCAACGTCGTCCGTCCCATCCGCACCATCATCGGCAGTTTCAAGCGGTTCCGCTCCGGCGCCCTGGACCTCGATGCCCGCCTGGAGCCGCCCAGCCGCGACGAGGTGGGCGAGTTGGTGCAATGGTTCAACGTGTTCATGGAAACGCTCGCCGCTCAGCGTCATTCCGAGGCGGCATTGCGGGAGAGCGAGGAGCGCTACAGCCTCGCGGTGCGCGGCGCCAACGACGGCCTGTGGGACTGGGATCTGCGCACCGACATGCTCTATCTCTCGCCACGCTTCAAGGCCATGCTGGGATTCACCGACGAGGAGCTTGGCAACATCCCCGACTCCTGGTTCGGACGCATCCATCCCGAGGATCGGGGAAGGGTCGAGAGCGAGCTGGCCGCGCACATGTCGGGCCAGCGCGCCCACTTCGAGAGCGAGCACCGGCTGCTGCACAAGGACGGTGTCTACCGCTGGCTGCTGGGCCGGGGCCTCGCCGTGCGCGACGCCCAGGGCAAGGCCTACCGGATGGCCGGCTCGCTCACGGAGATCACCCATCGCAAGACCACCGAGGAACAGCTCCGCCACGATGCGCTGCATGACCCGCTGACGGGCCTGCACAACCGGGCCTGGTTCATCAACCGGCTGGACAACTCCATCGAACGCCACAAGCGGCGCGGAGAATACCTCTTCGCCGTCATGTTCCTGGACCTGGACGGTTTCAAGCGCATCAACGACAGCCTGGGCCACGAGGCGGGCGACCACCTGCTGCGGGAGGTGGCGCAGCGGCTCAATGAATCCCTGCGCACGGTGGATGCCGTGGCCAGGCTGGGCGGCGACGAGTTCGTCATCCTGCTGGAGGACCTGGAGGAGTTCCAGCACATCGGCGTCGCCGCCGATCGCATCCTGTCGCTAATCGCCGCGCCGGTCACCTTCCAGGGCAAGACCATGACCACCTCGGCCAGCATCGGCATCTGCCTGAGCAGCACGGACTACAGCCAGCCGGAACTGATGCTGCGCGATGCGGACGTGGCGATGTACCGGGCCAAGAACCTGGGCAAGAACCGTTACGAGCTCTTCGATGTGGGAATGCGCGAGCAGATCGTCTCCCGGCAGGGTCTCGAGAGCGAGATCAGGCGCGCCATCGATGCAGGAGAGTTCCTGCTGCACTACCAGCCCGTCATCGAGCTGACGAGCAACAGAATCACCGGGTTCGAGGCGCTGCTGCGCTGGCAGCACCCGGAGCGCGGACTGCTGAGCCCCGAGTCCTTCCTCAAGGTTGCCGAGGAGACCGGCCAGCTGGAGCGGATGAGTCACCAGGTCATGGTGGATGCATGCCGCCAGGTCAAGACCTGGAACGATCGCTACCCTCTCGATCCGCCGCTGAGCGTCGGTATCAACCTCTCGTCAAAGCAGGTGATGGACGGCAGCCTGGTCCAGCAGATCACCGAGACCCTGTGGGAGACGGAGTACGAGCCCAGGCTGCTGGTCCTGGAGGTGACGGAAAACGCGCTCATGCACGAGAGCGGTTCGGCGGCCCAGGTGGTGAGCGAGCTCAAGGCGCTCGGGGTGCGCATCCACCTGGACGACTTCGGCACCGGCTACACCTCGCTGAGCATGCTGAGCCAGAACCAGGTGGATGCGGTCAAGATCGACCGCAGCCTCATCGCCGGGCTGAATCTCGGCCGCACGGAGACGGGCATGGTCCGCACCAGCCTGCTCCTGGCCCACGAGCTGGGCCTGCCGGTCATCGCCGAGGGCGTTGAAAGCGACTCCCAGGCCGACACCCTGCGCAAGCTCGGCTGCGACTTCGGCCAGGGCTACTACTTCTCCCGCCCCCTCTCCCCCCAGGACGCCGAACGCTACCTCTCCCGCAGCATCGACACCCGCGCCGCCGACGCCGGCAGCTGACTTCCCGGGCTGTTGGAAAAGACTTTTCCCTACCGCAGATTAACGTGAATTAACGTTAATTTCTGGATCTCGCCAAGGCGCCAAGAACGCCAAGGAAAGTCGAGTACCAAGGTTACAAGATCGACGATGCCTATCGGGCCGACCTCCCTGTCGAAAGCAAGATCGTTCTCGAAATCAATGTGTCGAAAAGATCAACAACGGTCACAAGAAGCAGCTCCTCACGTACTTGCAACTTGCCGACAAGAGGCTCGGCTACTTGCTCAATTTCGGCGAGGCACTCATGCAGCACGGGATCACTCGCAGCGTTAATCGGCTGGAAGAGAATCGTTGACTCCTTGGCGTTCTTGGCGTCTTGGCGAGAGGAAACTTCTTCTCTCTGCACCCACGAAGCTCTGCTGACGAGCCAAAATTAACGTTAATTCACGTTAATCTGCGGTCCAAAAAAACCATCAAATCCCGAGCTCCGGACGGTCGCGGTACTGCTCCAGGGCCTGGGGGTTGGCGAGGGCCTCGAGGTTCTTGACCGGCTCGCCGTGGACGACGTTGGAGACGGCGAGCTCGACGATCTTCCCGCTCTTGGTGCGGGGGATCCCGGTCACCTGGAGGATGCGCGCCGGGACGTGGCGCGGGGTGGTGTTGCGGCGGATGCGGTCGCGGATGCGCTGTTCGAGTCCGGCGTCCAGCACCAGCCCTTCGCGCAGGTGCACGAACAGGACTACGCGCACATCCCCCTCCCAGCGCTGGCCGATCACCAGCGATTCGATCACCTCTTCGAGCTGTTCCACCTGGCGGTAGATCTCGGCGGTGCCGATGCGCACGCCACCGGGGTTGAGGGTGGCGTCGGAGCGGCCGTAGATGATGATCCCTCCGTGCCCGGTGAGCTCGACGAAATCACCGTGGTGCCAGACACCGGGGAAGCGCTCGAAGTAGGCGGCGCGGTAGCGGCTCCCGTCCGGATCGTTCCAGAAGCCCACCGGCATCGACGGGAACGGCGCGGTGCAGACCAGTTCCCCCTTCTGCCCCGTCACCGGCCGGCCGGACTCGTCGTAGACCTCCACCTTCATGCCGAGGCCGCGACTCTGCAGCTCGCCGCGCCAGACCGGTAGGATGGGGCAGCCGAGGATGAAGCAGGAGATGATGTCGGTGCCGCCGGAGATGGAGGCGAGCTGGATATCCGGCTTCACCCGCCCGTAGACATAGTCGAAGCTCTCCGGGACCAGGGGCGAGCCGGTGGAGAGCATGGCCCGCACGGTGGAGAGATCGTGGGTTCGGGCCGGCTCGATCCCCGCCTTGCTGCAGGCGTCGATGTACTTGGCGGAGGTGCCGAAGACGTGCATCCCCTCCTCCTGGGCGTAATCGAACAGCACGTTGCCGTCGGGGTGGAACGGTGAGCCGTCGTAGAGCAGCAGCGTGGCCTCCGAGGCCAGCCCGGAGACCAGCCAGTTCCACATCATCCAGCCGCAGGTGGTGAAGTAGAACAGCCGTTCGCCCGGACGGATGTCGGTGTGCAGGCGGTGTTCCTTGAGGTGCTGCAGCAGCGTCCCGCCGGCCCCGTGGACGATGCACTTGGGCACGCCGGTGGTACCGGAGGAGTACATGATGTAGAGGGGATGGTCGAAGGGCAGGCGCCGGCAGGCCAGCTCCCCGGCGGGCCAGGGATCGATGAACGCCCCCAGGGTCACCGCCCGCTCGACACCGGAGACATCGGGCTGGGTGGAGACGTAGGGCACCACCACCACCCGCTCCACGGTGGGCAGCCGGGCGACGATCTCCCGCAGCTTGCCCAGGGAGTCGAAGGTCTTGCCGTTGTAGAAATAGCCATCGGCGGAAAAGAGCACCTTGGGCTCGATCTGACCGAAGCGATCCAGCACGCCCTGGACGCCGAAATCGGGGGAGCTGGAGGACCAGATGGCGCCCAGGCTCGCGGCGGCGAGCATGGCGATGACCGCCTCGGGCATGTTGGGCAGGTAGCCCGCCACCCTGTCCCCCGCCCCCACGCCCATGTCCTCGAGGGCGCGGGCCAGGCGCGAGACCTGATCGTGGAGCTGCGCCCAGGTCAGTTCGCGCCGGACCCTGTCCTCCCCGCGGAAGAGGATGGCCGGGGTGTCGTCGCGCCGGCGCAGCAGGTTCTCGGCGAAGTTCAACCGGGCATCGGGGAACCAGCGCGCGCCCGGCATCCGGTCGCCGTCCATCAGTACCGGATCGGCACCGCGCTCGCCGACGACTCCGCCGAACTCCCACACCATGCTCCAGAAATCCGCGGGATTCTCCACCGACCAGCGGTAGAGGGCGGAATAATCCGCCAGCGCCGTGCCGTGCGCCCCGTTCACCCGCTCCATGAACGCCGTCATGTTGGCCCGCTTCACCTGCTCCGCGCTCGGCCGCCACAGAGGCTCACTCATTCATCACTCCTGTGTTTCCATCGAAAAGAACAGTTCAACCGCAGATTGGCGTTGATTGACGTGGATTCCAGAAAAACGACTGGACAAAAACCCGGTTCGAGGTACCAAGCGCGGGATTATGTACAACCGGGTTGTTGCAGCTCTGCATGTTTCCCAGCCTTGGTGCACCCGGACAGCCCGAGAGTCTCGTCGAACAGGGAAGAAGCAATAAATGAACGTCAATTCACGATAATCTGCGGTTAATACAAACCCTCACTCGTAGGTCCGGATGTCGTCGATGACCTTGCCGTCGTTGGGCAGGGTGCCGGGGTCGACCAGTTCCACCTCGCCGCGGAGCTTGCACAGCTCGCGGACGCTGGTGGCGACGGCCTCGGCCAGGCCTTCGGGGCGTTCCCCGGCTTCGCAGCGCAGGGTCATGACGTCGTTGTGCTGGATCCGGTCCACCACCAGCCGGAAGCGCCCTATCTCCGGGTGGCGGGCGGCGACCGCGGCCACCTGGGAGGGATGGACGAACATGCCGCGGACCTTGGTGGTCTGGTCCGCCCGCCCCATCCAGCCGCGGATGCGCTGGTTGGTGCGTCCGCAGGGGCTCGTTCCCGGCAGCACCGCGGAGAGATCGCCGGTGGCGAAGCGGATCAGGGGATAGTCGGGATTGAGGGTGGTCACCAGCACCTCCCCCACCTCGCCCTCGGGCACCGGGTCACCGGTTCCGGGGCGCACGATCTCCACGATGACCCCCTCGTCGACGATGTGTCCCTCGCGGGCTGAGGACTCGTAGGCGATGAGCCCCAGGTCCGCCGTGGCGTAGCACTGCAGGGCCGCCACGCCCCGCTTCGCGAACTCATCGCGCAGTGATCCCGGCAGGGCCTCG
This region includes:
- a CDS encoding bifunctional diguanylate cyclase/phosphodiesterase — its product is MNRMQWHPGITLKYIVFLVFISILPLLLLGIVSHQVSSQALEKQASDYQVELLEAQKSNLLLQLTQVENLIANISGMEEIINSLAAPTGPGDRFTELSTQARIGYILNNYTNLDGLVSIDIFSVDGRHYHVGDTLDAAHIRVETRDALFRRALESDRLINWAGVQENVNFNSSHHYVVTAAKLVRRVDRDTLQSQPLALIVVNYSTEYLYEQFSRINLGRSGYLLVTDQENRVIYHPDPTRIGMPLKADFGHQAKHQSANWNAVDQDGTPVVLNHLHLPELGWSLTSVVPVSTLTRGTRFITQATAIGLFIALFIMLLTALLYSRNVVRPIRTIIGSFKRFRSGALDLDARLEPPSRDEVGELVQWFNVFMETLAAQRHSEAALRESEERYSLAVRGANDGLWDWDLRTDMLYLSPRFKAMLGFTDEELGNIPDSWFGRIHPEDRGRVESELAAHMSGQRAHFESEHRLLHKDGVYRWLLGRGLAVRDAQGKAYRMAGSLTEITHRKTTEEQLRHDALHDPLTGLHNRAWFINRLDNSIERHKRRGEYLFAVMFLDLDGFKRINDSLGHEAGDHLLREVAQRLNESLRTVDAVARLGGDEFVILLEDLEEFQHIGVAADRILSLIAAPVTFQGKTMTTSASIGICLSSTDYSQPELMLRDADVAMYRAKNLGKNRYELFDVGMREQIVSRQGLESEIRRAIDAGEFLLHYQPVIELTSNRITGFEALLRWQHPERGLLSPESFLKVAEETGQLERMSHQVMVDACRQVKTWNDRYPLDPPLSVGINLSSKQVMDGSLVQQITETLWETEYEPRLLVLEVTENALMHESGSAAQVVSELKALGVRIHLDDFGTGYTSLSMLSQNQVDAVKIDRSLIAGLNLGRTETGMVRTSLLLAHELGLPVIAEGVESDSQADTLRKLGCDFGQGYYFSRPLSPQDAERYLSRSIDTRAADAGS
- a CDS encoding GxxExxY protein; translated protein: MSGSRQGAKNAKESRVPRLQDRRCLSGRPPCRKQDRSRNQCVEKINNGHKKQLLTYLQLADKRLGYLLNFGEALMQHGITRSVNRLEENR
- a CDS encoding acetoacetate--CoA ligase codes for the protein MSEPLWRPSAEQVKRANMTAFMERVNGAHGTALADYSALYRWSVENPADFWSMVWEFGGVVGERGADPVLMDGDRMPGARWFPDARLNFAENLLRRRDDTPAILFRGEDRVRRELTWAQLHDQVSRLARALEDMGVGAGDRVAGYLPNMPEAVIAMLAAASLGAIWSSSSPDFGVQGVLDRFGQIEPKVLFSADGYFYNGKTFDSLGKLREIVARLPTVERVVVVPYVSTQPDVSGVERAVTLGAFIDPWPAGELACRRLPFDHPLYIMYSSGTTGVPKCIVHGAGGTLLQHLKEHRLHTDIRPGERLFYFTTCGWMMWNWLVSGLASEATLLLYDGSPFHPDGNVLFDYAQEEGMHVFGTSAKYIDACSKAGIEPARTHDLSTVRAMLSTGSPLVPESFDYVYGRVKPDIQLASISGGTDIISCFILGCPILPVWRGELQSRGLGMKVEVYDESGRPVTGQKGELVCTAPFPSMPVGFWNDPDGSRYRAAYFERFPGVWHHGDFVELTGHGGIIIYGRSDATLNPGGVRIGTAEIYRQVEQLEEVIESLVIGQRWEGDVRVVLFVHLREGLVLDAGLEQRIRDRIRRNTTPRHVPARILQVTGIPRTKSGKIVELAVSNVVHGEPVKNLEALANPQALEQYRDRPELGI
- a CDS encoding phenylacetate--CoA ligase family protein: MTDFYDELETRSPEARAAALMAALARQVAHARAHAPAFAASLAGVDAAAVAGMEALARLPVLRKAELTERQGKSPPFGGLAAVEPGRITRVFQSPGPIYEPESGRPDYWRFARALHAAGFRRGDIIHNCFSYHFTPAGSMVDTGAHLLGCGVFPAGPGQLELQVRAIADIRPAGYVGTPSFLKMILDKAAETGADTASLHCALVSGEALPGSLRDEFAKRGVAALQCYATADLGLIAYESSAREGHIVDEGVIVEIVRPGTGDPVPEGEVGEVLVTTLNPDYPLIRFATGDLSAVLPGTSPCGRTNQRIRGWMGRADQTTKVRGMFVHPSQVAAVAARHPEIGRFRLVVDRIQHNDVMTLRCEAGERPEGLAEAVATSVRELCKLRGEVELVDPGTLPNDGKVIDDIRTYE